TGCGGCGTCGGTTGTCTCCGCGAGGTCGAACGCCCGCTCGGCGGCGTCCTCGGCGTACTCGCTGCCGTCAGTGGGGACCAGAATCCGATCGTACATGCCCGTCCGTTCTCCCGCGGGGTGGATAAGTCCGGGTGGCGTCGGCGAGCACCGAGAACCGCGAGCGAGCCGTCGACCCGGGACTCACCGCCGCGCCCGAACGTACTGGACGGTCGCGACGACCGCGGCGAGCAACGACGGGAGCTCGTAGGGCTGGGTGTGCAGCGTCAACACTGCTGTCGCGACGAACAGCGCGCCCGCGAGGACGGCGTACCCGACCGCGGGATCGCTCCCGCTGGGTGGATCGACGGGGTCGGTCCTGACGACGAGTTCGCCCCGCTCGAGCTGTCCGAAGACGGAATCGAACCGGGCCGGTGCCCGTGCGAGGACGGGCGCCGACTCCCGCAGGTCGGTTCGGGTCTCTGCGAGCAGCGCCTCGAGTTCGCTCTCGATGAACCCGTGGTCGACGAGAAACGACCGCGTCGCCCCGAGAAAGTCGAACTCGGGGTCGAGGCTCCGACAGACCCCCTCGCCGACGGTGCCGGCTCTGACGAGCAACATCACGTTCGGCGGAATCCGAAACGGAAAGTCCTGCAGCATCGACAGCAGTTCGGTGATGATCGCCCGCCAGGTGATCTCCGAGCGGCCCTCGAGATTCTCGATCACCAGCTCGAGGACGCGACGAACGGCGGTGCGGTCGACGGTCGGCTCGAGCACCTCGAGCGCGATGAGCGTGTTCAACAGGCCGTCGACGTCCCGGCGGACGAGCGTGCGATACAGGTTCGTGATGTCCTCTTGCTCCTGGGACGTGAGCCGCTGGCTCATCCCGTAGTCGTAGATGACGAGCCGCCCGCCGTCGGTCACCGCGAGGTTCCCCGGGTGTGGATCGGCGTGGAACACGCCGTCGACCAGCCCCATCTTCAGGTAGGTCCGGGCGATCAGGGTGGCCATCTCGGTCCGCCCGACGCCGACCGCCTCGAGGGCGTCCTCGTCGGTGATCTTCCGTCCCTCGACGTACTCCATGGCGATCACGCGGTCGGAGCAGAGCTCCGCGTGGGGTTCGGGGATGACGACCCGATCGTCGTCGGCGAAGTTGTCGCCGATCTCGGCCATGATCGCTGCCTCGCGCTCGAAGTCCAGCTCCTCGAGGATGATCTCCTCGAAGTCGTCGGCGACGTTCTCCAGCGAGTAGCGCTGGCGCTCGTCGGCGAACGTCGCGATCAGCGGGACGATCCCCCTGATGACCCGCAGGTCGCGCTCGATCATCGAGACCAGCCCCGGACGACGGACCTTCAGCGCGATCCGCTCGCCCTCGTACTCGGCGGTGTAGACGAACGCGAGCGAGCCGCCCGCGACGGGCTCGGCCGTTTCGAGGTCGAGCACCTCGCCGAGTTCGTCCTCGAGGACGGCCTCGGGATCGCCGCCGACGTCCTCGGGGACCTCGTTTTGCAGGGTCGCGAACGCCTCGACGTACGTCGGGGGGACGACGTCCGGGCGCGTCGACAGCACCTGGCCGACCTTGATGAACGCGGGGCCGAGATCGAGCATCGTCTCGGTGAGCCGCTCGGCCCGCTCGCGGTGGGTCGCCGTCGACACCCGACGGGGCGGGCCAAAGAGGAGGAACCGCCGTCGATCCCGGAGCAGGGCGATCGCGACGGGGAGAAATCGGAGCAGGACCTGTATGTACCGCAGATAGTAGCCGTAGCCGGTCATCGCTCGAGCGCGCCGTCGACGATCGTCTCGCTGTCCATAGCTGGACTTGGAAGCCCGACTACAAATACATCAGTGATCTGGCAGCCGAACCGATCGTCCGCGAGCCGTTCGGTGGTCCCGTTTTCCCAGCACCCTGGAAATCGGCCCCGGTAATATGGCGATCGACCTCGTTCCGGGAGATATGTACGATCGACTACTGCTGCCGACCGACATGAGCGCGGGAATCGACAACGCGATCGATCACGCGATCGACGCGGCCCAGCGGTACGACGCCGAACTCCACGTCCTGTACGTCGTCGACGCCGACGCCTACAGCTCCTACCCCGGCGACGAGTACGTCCACGAGTTCGAGGGTCTCGAGAGCGCTCTCGAACAGGCGGGTCGGGACGCAGTTGAAGAGATCGCCGACGAAGCCGACGGAGCCGGCGTGGAGACGACCGAGGTAATCCGCCACGGCGTTCCCCACGAGGAGATCCTCAAGTACGGCGACGAGGCCGACATCGGACTCACGGTGGTCGGCTCGAAGAACCGCTCGGGCGAGTACCGACGGCTGCTGGGAAGCGTCGCAGAGCGGGTCGTGAACATGTCCGAGCGCCCGGTGACGGTCGTCAAGTCCCCGGTCGACGAGTAGCGAGGAGCGACCGTATCAGTAGAGAGTAGTACACTTCCTTCATTCATATTTTATCGTGAATCCGTGTTCAGTACAGGTGAAAGACAGAGCAAGCAATAATAATCAAGTCCCTATAATCACAAACACTACAATATAAGAAATCATTCCAAAGAGGGCGGTGGCTCCCATCCAGACAGCAACTATTAGCGCTGCCTGTTTTCCAGTCATATCCTCTCCTTCAAGGAATTCACTAAATTGTGACAGCATCTCAGGGGAACCCATCATGGTGATTCAACGGATTGGTTGAATAACAACGCCCAGAGACGCTCGAAGTGACTGGCATAGAACGGTGGGGTGTTCCCGGCGGGGAGGTAGAATCTTGGTTCAGTGTCGCTGCCTTGGTCATCGACACGGTATCTCTGTGCCATACTAACATGTACCGGCCGTGCCCGCATTGGTCTCTCTCTTAATCGAATAATCCATTTATATCGGGTCTGTGAGTGGCGTGACCAAAACACACTGTGTATTCAGCACGGCTTTGCCAACATCACCGATAGCTGATAGAAGTAACAGCGTTACGTTCGCACTCTGTACGTAACGACTCGAGCAGTTCGGATTCGCAACTCAAAGTAGATAAAGGAAATCGTACTCCCAGCGACTGCTCTCGACCGCTGCCCGAGGACGGACCACGAGAACGATCCCGGTGTTCGCGTTCGGCCGTCGAGCCGAACGCTTAGGGATCGGCGAGCCGACGATTTGGTATATGGATCACGAACGGCTACGGGCGGATATCCCCGCACTCGAGCGTGCCAGCTACTTCAACACTGGTGCGGGGGGTCCGAGCCCTCAACGGGTCGTCGAGGCGGCCGAATCGGCACTGGAGTCCCACGAGTACGAGGCGCCCGTCGAGGACGGAATGTACGTCGCGGCCGGGGAGAGCCACGACGCGACGAAACCCGCCGTCGCCGACTTGCTTGGCGCGAGCGAGGACGAGGTCGCACTTACCCAGAGCACGACCGACGGGATCAACCGGATCGCCGGCGCGGTCGACTGGAGCGAAGACGACGTCGTCGTCCGGACCGACCTCGAACACCCTGCGGGCATCCTCCCCTGGCGCCGGCTCGAGCGAGAGTACGGCGTCGAGGTGCGCGTCCTCGAGACCGAGGACGGACGGCTCGATCTCGACGACGTCAAGGCGGCCCTCGGGGACGCGACGCTGTTTGAGTTCAGCTCGATCACCTGGACCCACGGGACCCGGCTTCCGGTCGGCGAACTCGTCGATATCGCCCGGGACGCGGGCGCGGCGACGCTCGTCGACGCCGTCCAGTCGCCCGGCCAGACGGCCGTTGACGTCCGGGAGTGGGACGCCGACTTCGTCGTCGGCGCGGGCCACAAGTGGCTGCTCGGACCGTTCGGTGCGGGCTTTCTGTACGTCCGCGAGGGGATCGAGGACGCCTACGTTCCGAGCGCGATCGGCTACCGGAGCGTCGTCGACCCCAACGCTCCCGACTACGAGTACGCGCCCGGCGCGGGACGGTTCGAGGTCGGGACGACCACGCCCGCGACCGACGCCGGGCTCCGAGAGGCGATCGCGCTCCACCGGGAGCTGGGCGCCGACGCGATCGAATCCCGCATCGAGACGCTGACCGATCGCCTCAAAGCGGGGTTATCCGAGGAGCGACTGTTGAGTCCTCGTTCCTTCGAATCCGGGCTCGTGACCGTCGACGTCGACGATCCCGAGGCGACCGTCGAACGGCTCGCCGATCGGGATATCGTCGTTCGCTCGCTGCCGTACCCGGAGGCGATCCGAATCTCGGTCCACGCGTTCAACACGCGCGAGGAGATCGACGGCCTGCTCGAGGCGCTGTAGCGGTCACCCGAGGACGGCGTCGTCGGGGAACGTCTCGAGGGCGGTCTCGAAGAGGACGAGTCGTCGTAGGACGCGGTCGTCCATCGCTATCAGTGACGCGACGCCGTCCCGTCGCAGAGTGGTATTCACTGTCATCGCGGCCGATACGTTCGTTCGCGGTCGCTGACGTCCGCGTGGCCGGAGTCAGCGCCGAAGCGTCGACGCGAGTCGGCTCAGCCGGGACGGGACGGGCTCGTGGCGTTTCGCCAGCACGATCGTTCCCGCGGCGTGTCTCCCGACCCCTTCCGAGATCGTCCCCAGGAGCTTGCGTTCGAGGAACCCGCCGCGAGAGACGCCGAGCACCGTCAGGTCGTGCTCAACCGTTCGGTCGGTGATCGCCCCCGCGACGTCGTCGGCCTCGAGGAGCTCCCGTTCGACCTGATCGACGTCCTCGAACGCTCCGGCTCGCTCGGCGAGGACGGCACGGGCCTCCTCCCGGGAGAGCTCCGAGTCCTCGGACTCGAGGACGTGCAACAGCGTCGCCGCGGCGTCGTTCGCGCGGGCGATCGAGGCGCCCGCTTCGGCGGCGAACTCGTCGTGAGGACCGCCGACGACCGGGACGAGTACCGACTCGACGTCGGGCCGGGGCGTCTGGATGCGCTGGACGAGGACGTCACGGCCGGCGTCCCGAAGCACGGTGTCGAGGTGAGAGCCGAGGACGACGTTCTCCCGTGGCGGACGGCCGCGCCACCCCAGCAGGACCGCCTCGGCGTCGTACTTTTCGGCGGCGCCGACGATCCCCGTCGCGACGCCGCGGGCCATCCGGATACGCCTGTCGACGGGTACCCCCTGAGCGTCGACAGCCTGCACGGCGTCGTCGAGCATCGCCTCGGTTTCGTCCTCGAGGAGATACCGGTATCCGTCCTGCAGCGACAGCTGCGGCGGAACGGCGAGAACGTACACAAACAGGATGCGGTACGAGCGGTCGGTCGCGACGTCGATCGCGGTCCCGAGCTGTCGCTCTGCTGTCTCGGCGTTCGCGACCGGAACGAGCAGGGTCCCCTCCGCGCTCGAGGTGTCATCAGGCATGGCAACGCTCGACTCTACACGGACCCGCGGTATTACCGTTTTCCTGTCGCCCACGGACAGTAATCCGACGTTCGTCCGGAGACCGTTCGCTAGCGACTCGAGGAGCGCAGGCCTCCGTCCGAGGGACCGATTCTAGACGAACCGACGAACTACCGAACGATCGTCACCGGAACCGGCGCCCGACGGGTAACCCGCTCTGCCACGCTGCCGATCAGGATCCGCGAGACCCCCTCCCGGCCGTGGCTGCCGATAACGACGTGGTCGACGTCCTCGGTCTTTGCGTACTCGAGGATCGTCCGGGAGGCGCCGCCGACCTCGACGGCGGTCTCGAACTCGGTCGACTCGAGGACGCCGGCCGCCCGGAGCCGTTCGCGGGCGTCCTCGCAGAGTTCCTCGCCGCGCTCGCGGGCGTGGTCGAACGCCACGGGGTCGTAGTAGCCGCCCTCCGCGCCCGCGTACGATCCAGCCGAGGGGTCGACGACGTGGAGGACGGTGATCCGATCGCCCGCGTAGTTCTCGACGGCGTGATCGAGTGCGGCCCACGACGGCTCGGAGCCGTCTAGCGGAACGAGCACGTGACTCATACCCGGAACGACGGGAGCCGGACGGAAATCGTTTCGTGCGGTTCCCGGGACGGGAGAATCGGACGAGTCGGGGTGCGAGCCGACAGTTCGCTCGAGAAAACTGTCACCGAACGATGAACTACGGTTATGTGACCACCCGGCGTACGTCCGACGATGTTCGACAGGATCCTCGTTCCGGTAGACGGCTCCGAGCACTCCCGGCGCGCGCTGACGACCGCCGCGACCGAGTTCGAGACCGACGAGATCGTCGCCCTGCACGTC
This genomic window from Natronococcus occultus SP4 contains:
- a CDS encoding ABC1 kinase family protein, with translation MTGYGYYLRYIQVLLRFLPVAIALLRDRRRFLLFGPPRRVSTATHRERAERLTETMLDLGPAFIKVGQVLSTRPDVVPPTYVEAFATLQNEVPEDVGGDPEAVLEDELGEVLDLETAEPVAGGSLAFVYTAEYEGERIALKVRRPGLVSMIERDLRVIRGIVPLIATFADERQRYSLENVADDFEEIILEELDFEREAAIMAEIGDNFADDDRVVIPEPHAELCSDRVIAMEYVEGRKITDEDALEAVGVGRTEMATLIARTYLKMGLVDGVFHADPHPGNLAVTDGGRLVIYDYGMSQRLTSQEQEDITNLYRTLVRRDVDGLLNTLIALEVLEPTVDRTAVRRVLELVIENLEGRSEITWRAIITELLSMLQDFPFRIPPNVMLLVRAGTVGEGVCRSLDPEFDFLGATRSFLVDHGFIESELEALLAETRTDLRESAPVLARAPARFDSVFGQLERGELVVRTDPVDPPSGSDPAVGYAVLAGALFVATAVLTLHTQPYELPSLLAAVVATVQYVRARR
- a CDS encoding universal stress protein — translated: MYDRLLLPTDMSAGIDNAIDHAIDAAQRYDAELHVLYVVDADAYSSYPGDEYVHEFEGLESALEQAGRDAVEEIADEADGAGVETTEVIRHGVPHEEILKYGDEADIGLTVVGSKNRSGEYRRLLGSVAERVVNMSERPVTVVKSPVDE
- a CDS encoding aminotransferase class V-fold PLP-dependent enzyme: MDHERLRADIPALERASYFNTGAGGPSPQRVVEAAESALESHEYEAPVEDGMYVAAGESHDATKPAVADLLGASEDEVALTQSTTDGINRIAGAVDWSEDDVVVRTDLEHPAGILPWRRLEREYGVEVRVLETEDGRLDLDDVKAALGDATLFEFSSITWTHGTRLPVGELVDIARDAGAATLVDAVQSPGQTAVDVREWDADFVVGAGHKWLLGPFGAGFLYVREGIEDAYVPSAIGYRSVVDPNAPDYEYAPGAGRFEVGTTTPATDAGLREAIALHRELGADAIESRIETLTDRLKAGLSEERLLSPRSFESGLVTVDVDDPEATVERLADRDIVVRSLPYPEAIRISVHAFNTREEIDGLLEAL
- a CDS encoding universal stress protein, with the translated sequence MPDDTSSAEGTLLVPVANAETAERQLGTAIDVATDRSYRILFVYVLAVPPQLSLQDGYRYLLEDETEAMLDDAVQAVDAQGVPVDRRIRMARGVATGIVGAAEKYDAEAVLLGWRGRPPRENVVLGSHLDTVLRDAGRDVLVQRIQTPRPDVESVLVPVVGGPHDEFAAEAGASIARANDAAATLLHVLESEDSELSREEARAVLAERAGAFEDVDQVERELLEADDVAGAITDRTVEHDLTVLGVSRGGFLERKLLGTISEGVGRHAAGTIVLAKRHEPVPSRLSRLASTLRR
- a CDS encoding universal stress protein; translated protein: MSHVLVPLDGSEPSWAALDHAVENYAGDRITVLHVVDPSAGSYAGAEGGYYDPVAFDHARERGEELCEDARERLRAAGVLESTEFETAVEVGGASRTILEYAKTEDVDHVVIGSHGREGVSRILIGSVAERVTRRAPVPVTIVR